The Penaeus chinensis breed Huanghai No. 1 chromosome 36, ASM1920278v2, whole genome shotgun sequence genome includes a region encoding these proteins:
- the LOC125044766 gene encoding uncharacterized protein LOC125044766, whose amino-acid sequence MANLATTAAMLLAASAIVFLAVSNKRVNEAALAKKVEVERTVGEKDGEIKNCQTTASETSNQISSLKTKVEGVKQQVKQVQTQIDPIAGVSDKDVEALSKELAELQKKFDEVNGEIASLGSSTTIGTTL is encoded by the exons ATGGCGAATCTAGCGACAACCGCTGCGATGTTGTTAGCGGCTTCTGCTATCGTCTTCTTAGCGGTGAGCAACAAGCGAGTGAACGAGGCGGCTCTAGCGAAGAAAGTAGAGGTGGAGAGAACTGTTGGAGAGAA AGACGGAGAGATTAAGAACTGCCAGACAACCGCTAGTGAGACGTCCAACCAGATCTCGTCCCTGAAAACGAAGGTGGAAGGA GTGAAGCAACAAGTGAAACAAGTTCAAACGCAGATTGACCCTATCGCCGGAGTCAGTGACAAGGATGTCGAG GCGCTGTCGAAAGAACTCGCTGAACTCCAGAAGAAGTTTGATGAAGTTAACGGAGAAATTGCCAGCTTGGGAAGTTCCACAACGATTGGTACTACgttgtaa
- the LOC125044759 gene encoding uncharacterized protein LOC125044759 — translation MSSTAPIITGLLMASAVVYLGVKNRSLRQVALDNSLEADKMLNDRNYHLSNCQKLIDPMKNDLESLERQLREQNDLLSANQGKLDSLKSIQANVDAKRTEIADLQKKLDEASVTLVSPPRRR, via the exons ATGTCGTCGACCGCACCCATCATAACAGGCTTGCTCATGGCCTCGGCTGTCGTTTATCTCGGCGTCAAGAACCGAAGTCTCCGTCAGGTGGCGCTTGATAATTCCCTGGAGGCGGATAAGATGCTGAATGacag aaATTACCACTTATCCAACTGCCAGAAATTGATCGATCCTATGAAGAACGATCTTGAGAGTCTGGAAAGACAGCTCAGAGAG CAAAATGATCTTCTGTCTGCCAACCAAGGAAAACTCGATTCCCTGAAATCTATTCAAGCAAACGTCGAC GCCAAACGAACCGAAATTGCCGACCTGCAGAAGAAACTCGACGAGGCCAGCGTGACGCTCGTCAGTCCTCcgcgaagaagataa